The sequence below is a genomic window from Tubulanus polymorphus chromosome 1, tnTubPoly1.2, whole genome shotgun sequence.
AGTCAGCCATGGCGAATAATCGACCGGATGGTGATGGAGAAAACCGCCGTCATTCAGTAGCTGAAGGAGCTACAGAAGATATAGAACCAATTGAACTTGATTATTTAGCTCAGCAAGAAGAAGTGCGACTGCTACCTCTCAAAGAGGACCTTGCTGAATGGCTAAATAAAGTTTTAGGTTTGTTTCGAAAGTCATTGCATTcagttttttcaaattgatattCTGGTGTCGGTTATGAAGATattactgttttttttctgatatttcagGAGTGGAGATAAGCGCGGAAACATTTATGAATGTTTTAGATAATGGAGTTAATGTATGCCAGCTCGCGGAATTAGTTCACAATAAAGCTTTAGAATGGAAAGCATCAAATAAGACCTCCGAGGTATCTATCACAATTCAATGCAAAACCCTTTAAGATAAACTCTCTTACAAAAGCTATGCGATCAAATTGTTcagtaattctttttctagatTCTTCCGAAAGTCAAAAAGCCTCGATATAAAAGCAATGCAAAGTCAGAGTCATGGTTTGCTCGGGATAATACAGCAAATTTTGTTCGATGGTGCCGGGAATATGGTATTAAAGAAGAATGCCTGTTTGAATCTGATGGATtaggtatttatgatctttTAGATTCTAAGCATTTGGAATTCGGAAATCAAATAACGATGTCTTTGTTTCAGTAATGCATCGACAGACACGAACTGTTGTACTGTGTTTGTTAGAGTTAGCTAGACTTGCCGCGAAATTTGGAATTGAGCCTCCTAATTTGATCAAATTGGAAACCGAAATCGAACGCGAGGAAAAAGCAATTCAAGAAAACAGACCAATAAGTGCAAAACCACCTAGTTCTGCTGTGAAGAGGGCTAGACCTGCTAATCTAGATGTTGAGGTATATTTACGGGTACtcgagatatttttttcatgcgTTGACCTTTTACACAATCTATCGATGATGAATTTCAGGTGAAACGACTAGCGAATACTTGTCGTTGTAAAACACGTTTCCCTGTTCATCGTCTATCTGAAGGAAGATATAATATCGGCGGAAAGATCGTTTTTATCAGAGTAAGTCTTCCTATAACCCTTaaaattttgcaaataaaTAGATATGTTACTTATCAGTTGCTGCGTAACGTTACTTTCAGATGTTGAAAGGGAAACATTTAATGGTACGCGTTGGTGGAGGTTGGGATACGTTCGATCATTACCTGCAGAGACATGATCCATGTAAgataaaagaatttcaaactgGGCCGGATCAGAAGTTCCTATACATCAACAGCAAATACAAAGTTTCGTAAGCTGATCAATGAATGACAATACATGTACACACATAAATTACCACGCAAGGTGAATGTGTAAGATATAAAAACTTGATGGTACACAGAATAACGAAAGGatggaaaatattttgtctGTTCAGCCTAAACTCTACTGCTATAAATGGGCATCGAATCTGCGAAATGTAATCATAGCATGCGAAGCTTACTTTATCTCATTCTTTGCTATAAATAACAGAAATTTGGTCCTTAAGTAAACATTCGTACTTAACACATTCACATCCCAATCCCTATTTGCATTCCACCAAACAGCATATCACTTACGAGTTAAATCTCTGTTTAAGACTAGATAAAATTAATATCCGTAGAAAATTAGTTTCTACCTCAGGGATTGATCAGTTTTTATGTAGCGTAAAGTTTGTGTGTTTTAGAATGTGGGATGTCTCGCTATTCAATACTTTGCTGAAGTAAATGTGCTTTCACTAGGAATTTTATTTCTCTAGGCTTATATGCCATAGTGGagtaaagaatattttaacGACAGAGGAGGgctttgaatattgataaattcacATCAATTAAGTATAAACCATTTTCGAACCTCGCCCCATCAAGAAATAGAGCAGCTAGATATAatgttatatattttaaatatcttgttttgaaaatatttatatggaTTTGCTCAAACCAATATTGTATTTGAACAACGGTCTAAATTTTTAGTAATACAACTTTTAAgattattatattgttttAGTTCAGTACATATCAACGCATTCCCAcctatatttgtttttgctcATTTTAGACTTATGGATAATAGAGATCATGAGGTATTGTGTTATGTTTGAATTGATCTCGAATATTTGTGCCTGTGATTCTTTGTTAAATCTGCGTGTATAAAATACTtgcataaaacaataaattttAGCATTTCTAATTAACAGTCATTACTCTTGTGATATAAATAAACTAtcatcatttctatatgtttacaTCAGAGGAAATGGAAGTATACTGATGTCATCAGACTTGGGGTAAACCAAGATGTTTTTGTGTAAGAGCCTGTCTTATTACACCAATTTATGAGACCTACAGGTTTGACTGTTGTGAAATTATCACAGATCAGACAAACaagatatatatttgatatataataGTTTGTCTTTATTTTAAGCTAATCTATATACATATTAAAgtgaaatttagataattaacAAGATACAGATAGCACTATAAAACTGAAACGGTCCTATAGTAGCTAGCCCAGTAAATTAATATTGCCTGTCATGCTACGGTTATTTTTAGATATATGATGTGACATAAATTGCTAGTGGCACAATTCGATTAAAATTGTTTTAAGTAAGAAAGCCAATAATCAGAATTaccaattattcaattatcaaattcagAAAAACCATTGAAACATATGAAGAACTTAATCATTTGCTAATGATTTAAATTcccatcttcattttcataatcCGACCAGTAATAATCCTTCTCCTCATTAGAATCTtcatcctcatcatcatcatcttgtTCGGTTACAGTAAACAATGCTTTACTCGGTTCCGGTAAGTTAACCACATTGGCATACTGATTTCTACGCGCTGGTGTCTGAAATCAATCACCACATATCTACAAGTCAGTACATCGAATGAATAAGTACGTACTGACAtcctaattcattttcaattcgtaCTTACTTTACTCTTATCAGATATTTTGTTATGTCGATTCGTCTTTCTTTCCTTGAGAACTTTGTGAACGTATTCTTCAGCCCACTCCCGGCTAACATTCAGTAAACCAGGACTGTGAAACGCTGGTGTTTTTCGTTCCGAGACCGGGATGAATTTCAGAGCAGGAACAAATGGGGTTCTCTCAACCGTCGGCAATACAGGACTATCGTTATCATCTACTAAACCACTTGTCTAAtcaacaaaataacaaaacataaaaatactTATAAACTCAACGCTAACTTTGGAACGCAAATCTatgtatgtttcaaatatcACTATCCTACTATACAGTTACATACCTTATATGTATTGAGAAGACTCTTCAGAGGCGTTGAATCAAAGAAATCATCTTGATAATCTTCATCTTCTTTCTCAAGAAATTCTCGTAATTGTCGTTTCCGCTTCAATGTACCGCGACCACCCAGTCGCTTTTTGGTGGTCGATTTATCACTGCCTAAATATTGACTTTATATTAATATGCCATTAATTCGTCTTTGTATTTCACATTCACAGGATTGGGATATTAAGATCTTACCCGTAGTAGTGACCCTTTTCACTGGTGGTTTTTTCTTCGCGTGACACATATTAGGGATGTCTTTAAAATGGAATTGCACACATTCATCGGGAGATTTAGTGGCCACGTTCTCAGCCACGTCTTCCCAAAAACTTTGACCCGGAGCTACAGTAGTAATGGCCCTAAAAATAACTCATAATAAGACTAATAGAATTGAAGATGGGAGATATTACAACACTGAACTGCCATCGCTTACTTGTGAAGTCGCTCGATTTCATCCTGCTTCCATGTTACAACTGAACCACCAGGAGATTTctttaacaataatttaatatGTACAAAAAATAATCTGCTTAaaaattctgataattttCTATTGTGAGACTAATACCTACTAGTAATACTGGTTCTTTGGATTGATCTGTTTTTCTACCGTTTTTGCTCTTTTCATTGCCTTTACTCCGGTGACCATCTTGTCCATCTGCTACATTGCTATCATTGAAATTTCCCAATGGTTTCTTCCACTGCTTATTCGACAAATCTTTCTTGCTAGATTTTTCAGCCGCTATTCTAGACACGCGCTCTGAATCTTTATCAATAGTTGTTGTTGACGAGGAAATACTAACGACAGATTCTAGATGTTTTAAACATCCCGGAAATGATTTATCTGATAACCGTATCTTTTTTCTAGCGGGCAACGTTGAGTCTTTATGCAGGTCAGTTGTTTTAGAATTCCCAATAAGATTACTGTCCTCTGATCTACTACTGTCGTCAATCAACTTTTCAGGATTTTTTCCATTGCTCGAaatattctttctttttttcgtttttcgcaCGGGAGACTtctttggttctgaaggtgGTTCATCATCTGATTCGGACGTGTTATTTGCAGACCTTTCCCCAGTTGAACTAATGgtatgatttctttttgaagaaccagaatttctatttgatgtttgtttatttgaagATGGTCTTTGATGCATTTTTTTCGACTTTCTTCTTCCTTCAGTTACCtggaaattaattaattcaaatatagtaTAGGGTCACTACAGATCAGGATGTAACTAGTTCTAAAGCACTCAATTTAAAATTTtgaggaagcgtctgcatcactttcaaatCTCAATAGAGATATGGTAGACTCCTAAATCATTACTGTTAATCTCGCtaaaccattaattcagttgttttgtaagcaaatttttTGCTATACACTACCTTGGGAGTTTAAAAggagttttgggcattttCCTCAAATAAAAAGAGTTTCAAGTACCTTCCGTcttaaaggagttttaaaggaatcaaggagtcataGGGACTCTATAGTAGCAGTGaagtataaaatgaatatacaatGCATGGTATCATGCAACGAAATGAACAGAAAATTACAATATCTCACCTCGGGAGAATCGCACGGAGAGGAGGAACTGACGATCCCAGAATTATTCAGAATTTGTACCGATAAAGTGCGAGGGTGGATGAAAACACGTTCTCCTTCCCAATAGTTTAATATAGGTTTCACAGCCCGACCTGATTTTGTCTTGGGCAACAAACTATACTCAAATCCACCTacaaaagatattcaaaactaCTATTTCAGAATTCTGTCAATGCTGACAATTGATTTAACAGTTAAATAGTCATACCAGATTCTTTTCTTTGGGCAAAGCTCTCATCTAGTGCTTTCTTTTGAGACTGAAGTGCTGACTTTTTTTTCTGCGGAACTGAAGAAACGttgcttttctttttttccctaatatacaaaatacaaacttTATCACGCTACAAGcgcaaaatgaatataaaataatgaaaacaacgTGCGAACCATGCTTTGCTTACTTTTTACTTTCTTCAGATTCAAAGTGTTTTGCTAACAAATTCTTCCAATTACTTggaaaaccatttttgaatgaattgacCGTTTCCGAAGAAAAACCTACAAAGGATTGTAAGTTTTTGAACAATCAATAATAGAAATCTAAGAATCAATTTCTATACTTATTTATGTTTAAGGAAACTAACCATTTTTGATTGATAGAGTTCTGGATATTTTTCCATGAAGTTTATACAAAGATCCATTGCTTGTTTTAACCGTATTACTATCAATACGTGTTACTATATTCGTACTCTTCCAGTAGCTGTTCACCTGGCTTCAAAATATAGAACATGAAATATCAGTTACGTGTATCTCCAAATACACGCACTATACAATAACAGGGTTCCTGCAGATGTTTTTATCCGAAATTCCCTGACATTTCCCTGATCCAAACCTCGAATTCCCTGATCTGACAGTCAAAATCAGGCTTGAATTTTAAGAAGCTACAAGCCTTTTAGAATTCACATCAAAAAAGCTCACAGGGTGGCCATCTTGTGTCATATCGACTATATTGTCCTTATGACAATCATACTTGACTATGTATGaaacatgaaaatttaattaatCAAAGCATCTTCACTATATCcctagaaaatttaaaaaatgtgCAAATAATGCTGATTTCAGCTGCTAGTCGGACATCTTGACTAAGATTTAAGGTTCAAGACCAAGAATCTTCAATctcagaattccctgatttccctgCAGGGATTTGAAATCCTTAATTCTCTAAAATACGAAAAATGTATACGGGTACACTGTTTAATACCTATTTGTTTGCAGCAAAATACCTTCAACCATAATCGCTTTCATGTTAGGAATAGGACGAATATACCAATCTTTCAGCGTGCGCTCCTTCATCGTTTCTGTAAATAGATAAATTAATCATTGCTTTAGTATCACTTCATACAGATTCTTTCAATATTCGATAAAATTTGACTTCTTATTACCTTTCATCGCATTCTTCGAAGTCTCTCTCTTCTTCCGTTGAGTTTTTTTACGCTCCGACGACGAGTCCGGGATTCGGTATTCGATCTTTTTATCTCGACTACGAGTAGGCCTCGTTCTCATCGAATTCTCTAACGCGGTACTATCATCGCAAACATGATCTTTCTGAGCGCCGTCGCTGGACGTATCGACCGACGTACTTTGAGAATCTTCTAAAATCTTTTTACTGCGACTTCGCGTTATTTTCGGTgaaacgaacagattttctgaacGCCGCGATTTTTTCGGTAACGGTAACGATGTCTCGATCGGGAATTTCTCTTCGCTTCTGTTTGTTTCGTTCGAATCGACGATAGATTCCGGTTCACGCATCGATTCCGATTGCGTATTGTTCCGATTCGAAGGAGACTTACTCGTATACGGCGTGTTCGCGCCGTGCACCGGATTCGGTCGACGGAAATAACTCGAATTACACATATCGCTATCGTACTGATTCAGCGTCGAATTCCTCATAGTCGATGAATGTATAGGATCGGGATAGATCGACGCATCGTACTGAGATAGATAACTCTGATCTAGGGAAGTCGATCGCGATATCGAGCGATGCGACGTGTGGAATGTAGAAGAATGCGCCGGTCGAGGCTGGGGATGAATCGTGGAGTCGGGTCTAGGAAAATATAAACCGCAGCTCCGATTTAAAACCGGCCCCGTGCTCGGAGGAGACGCCCAACTTCGGTTATTTCGTCTACTCGTCGAAACCGAGCTGATAAATGATGATTCATGAATCGATTCATCGTCTACTGTATCAGTATCTGAAACAAACATGTCATAATTTACATTCTATTCCATCTTTTTACAATACCTCAGTCATAAGGTCCCGGGTCCTATTCTTTTCTGCCTCATCTGttgtttgatatcattttctgAATTTAGCTTCACATACTTCTTAATTTGTAAGCCCAAgagaatattttatatactGATTTATGgcaataaatcattattatcattattcataaaaACTTTTTAATTCTGGAATGAAGTTTACATAATGATGAACCCACaattttgatagaaatattcaGTAATATAGATACAACCTTTGAAGTCCACACAATGATGAGTCTTTTTAGATTCAAATCATTtgattcaataaacatttgtGGAAATCTTTATGTCACTAGACCTCAAATCAAAGCTCTATGGTCATATTCATGATGAACTTGGCATGGAAAATGGTTATAGGTTTTGTTTAAATACAGGTTTTCAGttttcagaaccaaaggcaaaTTTATCacttcaaatattttgaagttatACCCTACCTTGGTGAACGTCGAGGAAATCTGATAATAGGCACTTTCTTGGAGAAATCTCAGAATTggaataattttcatcatcgatCGAAATTCTCTTAGCTTTAACGCTTAGATCCAATGCAGAACATTGATCAGTGTGAGTACTGTAATCCCACGATCTCACCTAAAAAGAAGAACATAATATTAGAGGCCTAGcttaccctttcagtgctgactaattaatacccgaGAGTATTGTATCGTAATTGCAACCAATAAggccaaataaaaaaaattagttgtttaTCGTCCCCGCCCGACCCTACGAAAAATAcccgacccaatttttttttttttattgtgttCTATTTTGGTTCCAATCGAAAATATTTGCCATAGCTACCATTTCATGTCGATTGTAGGACA
It includes:
- the LOC141911566 gene encoding growth arrest-specific protein 2-like translates to MKCCYHFYRRMSFAFEKSAMANNRPDGDGENRRHSVAEGATEDIEPIELDYLAQQEEVRLLPLKEDLAEWLNKVLGVEISAETFMNVLDNGVNVCQLAELVHNKALEWKASNKTSEILPKVKKPRYKSNAKSESWFARDNTANFVRWCREYGIKEECLFESDGLVMHRQTRTVVLCLLELARLAAKFGIEPPNLIKLETEIEREEKAIQENRPISAKPPSSAVKRARPANLDVEVKRLANTCRCKTRFPVHRLSEGRYNIGGKIVFIRMLKGKHLMVRVGGGWDTFDHYLQRHDPCKIKEFQTGPDQKFLYINSKYKVS
- the LOC141915122 gene encoding uncharacterized protein LOC141915122 — translated: MDVYYSNSSADTENPLCLVVRTDSHTPKVRSWDYSTHTDQCSALDLSVKAKRISIDDENYSNSEISPRKCLLSDFLDVHQDTDTVDDESIHESSFISSVSTSRRNNRSWASPPSTGPVLNRSCGLYFPRPDSTIHPQPRPAHSSTFHTSHRSISRSTSLDQSYLSQYDASIYPDPIHSSTMRNSTLNQYDSDMCNSSYFRRPNPVHGANTPYTSKSPSNRNNTQSESMREPESIVDSNETNRSEEKFPIETSLPLPKKSRRSENLFVSPKITRSRSKKILEDSQSTSVDTSSDGAQKDHVCDDSTALENSMRTRPTRSRDKKIEYRIPDSSSERKKTQRKKRETSKNAMKETMKERTLKDWYIRPIPNMKAIMVEGILLQTNSQVNSYWKSTNIVTRIDSNTVKTSNGSLYKLHGKISRTLSIKNGFSSETVNSFKNGFPSNWKNLLAKHFESEESKKEKKKSNVSSVPQKKKSALQSQKKALDESFAQRKESGGFEYSLLPKTKSGRAVKPILNYWEGERVFIHPRTLSVQILNNSGIVSSSSPCDSPEVTEGRRKSKKMHQRPSSNKQTSNRNSGSSKRNHTISSTGERSANNTSESDDEPPSEPKKSPVRKTKKRKNISSNGKNPEKLIDDSSRSEDSNLIGNSKTTDLHKDSTLPARKKIRLSDKSFPGCLKHLESVVSISSSTTTIDKDSERVSRIAAEKSSKKDLSNKQWKKPLGNFNDSNVADGQDGHRSKGNEKSKNGRKTDQSKEPVLLKSPGGSVVTWKQDEIERLHKAITTVAPGQSFWEDVAENVATKSPDECVQFHFKDIPNMCHAKKKPPVKRVTTTGSDKSTTKKRLGGRGTLKRKRQLREFLEKEDEDYQDDFFDSTPLKSLLNTYKTSGLVDDNDSPVLPTVERTPFVPALKFIPVSERKTPAFHSPGLLNVSREWAEEYVHKVLKERKTNRHNKISDKSKTPARRNQYANVVNLPEPSKALFTVTEQDDDDEDEDSNEEKDYYWSDYENEDGNLNH